Proteins encoded by one window of Mesorhizobium sp. INR15:
- a CDS encoding plasmid stabilization protein: MGDMLIRGIPEPLKREIEQAARTGGQSLSGKAIDLLRKGIVAEREARPEPGLSAWDAIRSAFLSENAIGDEFAEIMEGIEAERKHDFGRPIEDFE; the protein is encoded by the coding sequence ATGGGCGACATGCTGATAAGGGGTATCCCCGAGCCCTTGAAACGTGAAATCGAACAAGCGGCACGGACAGGCGGCCAAAGCCTGTCCGGTAAGGCGATTGATCTTTTGCGAAAAGGTATCGTGGCGGAGAGAGAAGCCAGGCCGGAGCCGGGTCTCTCGGCATGGGACGCGATTCGCTCGGCGTTTTTGTCGGAAAACGCAATTGGCGATGAATTCGCCGAGATAATGGAGGGGATCGAGGCTGAGAGAAAACATGACTTTGGCCGGCCGATCGAGGATTTCGAATGA
- a CDS encoding DNA recombination protein RmuC: MNDLTSILSEPVARLGATTITLGHALMFGALLFIGLFLLLVVALWRSAKARTIAAAEAADHARDAEARMAGILQSQSEMQGRMGAIAEVFGARQAELTQSIGQRLDAMTGRIGQTMTEQTKSTHESLAKLQERLAVIDTAQGNIQSLAGQVVQLQAILSNKQTRGAFGQSRMEAIVADGLPHGAYEFQATLSNGSRPDCLVKMPNGAPSLAIDAKFPLEAWNAIRAADGAELQKAASQAFRRDIEIHVRAIAEKYLIQGETQDTAFMFVPSESVFAEIHENFEAVVQKAHRARVIIVSPSLLMLSIQVIQAILKDARMREQAHLIQGEVIRLMEDVQRVDERVRKLQVHFGQSAKDIDDILVSTSKVTKRGQKIEALEFGVQPEGDAGAASPAPIARAETGARVADSKTGQLRLRVVEGDD; encoded by the coding sequence ATGAATGATCTGACTTCCATCCTTTCTGAGCCTGTCGCACGGCTCGGCGCCACCACGATCACGCTCGGCCATGCGCTGATGTTCGGCGCGCTGCTGTTCATCGGGCTGTTTCTGCTGCTGGTCGTCGCGCTGTGGCGGTCGGCCAAGGCGCGTACCATCGCTGCCGCCGAAGCGGCCGACCATGCCCGCGACGCCGAGGCGCGGATGGCCGGCATCCTGCAAAGCCAGTCGGAGATGCAGGGCCGCATGGGCGCCATCGCCGAAGTGTTTGGGGCACGGCAGGCGGAACTGACGCAATCGATCGGCCAGCGGCTCGACGCCATGACCGGCCGCATCGGCCAGACGATGACCGAGCAGACGAAGTCCACGCATGAGAGCCTGGCCAAATTGCAGGAGCGGCTAGCGGTCATCGACACGGCGCAAGGCAACATCCAGTCGCTGGCCGGTCAGGTCGTGCAGTTACAGGCAATCCTCTCCAACAAGCAGACGCGCGGCGCCTTTGGCCAGTCACGGATGGAGGCGATCGTCGCCGACGGACTGCCGCATGGCGCTTACGAGTTCCAGGCGACCCTGTCGAACGGCAGCCGGCCGGATTGCCTGGTGAAGATGCCGAATGGCGCGCCGTCGCTCGCCATAGACGCCAAATTTCCGCTGGAGGCGTGGAATGCCATCCGCGCCGCCGATGGCGCCGAATTGCAGAAAGCCGCTTCGCAGGCCTTCCGCCGCGACATCGAGATCCATGTCCGCGCCATCGCCGAAAAATACCTGATCCAGGGCGAGACGCAGGATACCGCCTTCATGTTCGTGCCGTCGGAATCGGTGTTCGCCGAGATCCACGAGAATTTCGAGGCGGTCGTCCAGAAGGCGCACCGCGCCCGTGTCATCATCGTTTCGCCATCGCTGCTGATGCTGTCGATCCAGGTCATCCAGGCGATCCTCAAGGATGCCAGGATGCGCGAGCAGGCGCATCTGATCCAGGGCGAGGTGATCCGGCTTATGGAGGATGTCCAGCGTGTGGACGAGCGTGTGCGCAAGCTGCAGGTCCATTTCGGCCAGTCGGCCAAGGATATCGACGATATCCTTGTCTCGACATCGAAAGTGACCAAGCGCGGCCAGAAAATCGAGGCGTTGGAATTCGGTGTGCAACCCGAGGGCGACGCCGGCGCGGCTTCGCCGGCGCCGATCGCCCGAGCCGAAACCGGCGCGCGCGTCGCCGACTCAAAGACCGGACAGCTCAGGCTGCGGGTTGTCGAGGGCGACGACTAA
- the def gene encoding peptide deformylase yields MPIKPLIILPDPILRQVSKPVERVDAPLRKLAGDMLETMYDAPGIGLAAIQIGEPLRMLVIDLAKEDETPAPHVFINPEVLSSTDQRSVYEEGCLSIPDYYAEVERPASVRVKYLDRDGQLQEMEAEGLMATCLQHEIDHLNGVLFIDHISKLKRDMVVKKFKKLAKDKPPGKLVG; encoded by the coding sequence ATGCCGATCAAGCCGCTCATCATCCTTCCCGACCCGATCCTGCGCCAGGTTTCCAAGCCGGTGGAGCGCGTCGACGCGCCTTTGCGCAAATTGGCCGGCGACATGCTGGAGACCATGTATGACGCGCCCGGCATCGGCCTGGCGGCAATCCAGATTGGTGAGCCGCTGCGCATGCTGGTGATCGACCTTGCCAAGGAAGACGAGACGCCGGCGCCGCATGTCTTCATCAACCCTGAAGTCCTTTCAAGCACCGACCAGCGGTCTGTCTATGAGGAAGGCTGCCTGTCGATCCCGGATTATTACGCCGAGGTCGAGCGTCCGGCCTCCGTGCGGGTAAAGTATCTCGACCGCGACGGCCAGTTGCAGGAGATGGAGGCTGAAGGGCTGATGGCGACGTGCCTGCAGCACGAGATCGACCATCTCAACGGCGTCCTGTTCATCGACCATATCTCGAAGCTGAAGCGCGACATGGTGGTGAAAAAGTTCAAGAAACTCGCCAAGGACAAGCCGCCAGGCAAGCTGGTGGGATAG
- a CDS encoding GFA family protein codes for MKIDGGCHCGAITYEAEVDPEKTSICHCTDCQQLTGTAFRVTVPAPQDHYRITSGAPKIYIKTGASGAKRAQAFCADCGSHLYATSVGDGPKVYGIRAGTARQREDLIPRQQKWHRSALHWLPEFEGVAIVEEQ; via the coding sequence ATGAAAATCGACGGCGGCTGCCACTGTGGCGCCATCACCTACGAAGCGGAGGTCGATCCCGAAAAGACGTCGATCTGTCACTGCACGGATTGCCAGCAACTGACCGGCACCGCCTTCCGCGTCACCGTTCCGGCACCTCAGGATCACTATCGGATCACCAGCGGCGCGCCGAAAATCTACATCAAGACCGGAGCGAGCGGCGCCAAGCGCGCCCAGGCCTTTTGCGCCGACTGCGGTTCGCATCTCTACGCGACATCGGTGGGCGATGGCCCGAAGGTCTATGGCATCAGGGCGGGAACAGCGCGGCAACGTGAGGATCTGATTCCAAGACAGCAGAAATGGCACCGCTCGGCGCTGCACTGGCTGCCGGAATTCGAAGGCGTGGCGATCGTCGAGGAGCAGTAG
- a CDS encoding transglutaminase family protein gives MRIHIGCEMSFDFPQETPLIAMLNVHYSRASDLERPDFLISNPPVPIESYRDSFGNWCNRFVAPAGRFTFGTDAVIRDPGTFEMGDLMAWQHEVRDLPADTLLFLLPSRFCESDLLASDAWRLFGHTPLGIPRVQAVCDFVHNHIVFNYGNARPTRTAAETYREQSGVCRDFAHLAVTFCRALNIPTRYCTGYISDIGMPKPWSSMDFCAWIEVYLGGRWHAFDPRNNAPRIGRILIASGRDAADVPLTHIFGPGTLAGFKVWTEEIVA, from the coding sequence ATGCGAATCCACATCGGCTGCGAGATGAGCTTCGATTTTCCGCAGGAAACGCCGCTCATCGCCATGCTCAATGTCCATTATTCCCGTGCCTCCGACCTCGAACGGCCGGATTTCCTGATTTCCAACCCGCCGGTGCCGATCGAGAGCTACCGCGACAGTTTCGGCAACTGGTGCAACCGCTTCGTCGCTCCGGCCGGCCGCTTCACCTTCGGCACCGATGCAGTGATACGCGACCCCGGCACTTTCGAGATGGGCGACCTCATGGCCTGGCAACATGAAGTGCGCGACCTGCCCGCCGACACGCTGCTGTTTCTGCTGCCCAGCCGCTTTTGCGAGAGCGACCTGCTGGCCAGCGACGCCTGGCGGCTGTTTGGCCATACACCGCTCGGCATCCCCCGCGTGCAGGCTGTCTGCGACTTCGTCCACAACCACATCGTCTTCAACTATGGCAATGCGCGGCCGACCCGGACCGCGGCGGAAACCTATCGCGAGCAAAGCGGCGTTTGCCGGGACTTCGCCCATCTCGCTGTCACCTTCTGCAGGGCGCTCAACATCCCGACGCGCTACTGCACCGGCTATATCAGTGACATCGGCATGCCAAAGCCGTGGTCGAGCATGGATTTCTGCGCCTGGATCGAGGTCTATCTCGGTGGCCGCTGGCATGCTTTCGACCCGCGCAACAATGCGCCCCGCATCGGCCGCATCCTGATCGCCTCCGGCCGTGACGCCGCCGACGTGCCGCTGACGCATATTTTCGGACCTGGCACGCTCGCCGGCTTCAAGGTGTGGACCGAAGAGATCGTGGCCTAG
- a CDS encoding AI-2E family transporter, whose product MKAEPAVLGADVAEADEARAVTRADTHLMRSLLVGIFLFMTVYALYFARAFFMPVILAFLLALTLTPIVRFLRKRGIPEVVSATLLVLLSIFVFASAGYLLSGPVIDLINNTSSIGQQLGERLAQLRRPFEKIMQISHQLEALTETSQEPGVQKVVAAQSGILSSAASNILAAGTSFTIIFVLSLFLLASGTMFYEKIIQSFASLSEKKRALRVVYDVEREISHYLLTVTIINAGLGTVIGLGLWALGMPNPLVWGVAAALLNFLPYVGALITIVLVAVMALISFDTITYALLAPAFVLLCDIVEGQFVTPMVVGRRLEINAVAIFIAIAFWSWLWGFVGALMAVPLLVVIKVFCDHFDGLSHVGNFLAAQQTATVEEDPESDDGTAPA is encoded by the coding sequence ATGAAAGCCGAACCCGCCGTTTTGGGTGCGGATGTTGCCGAGGCGGATGAGGCGCGCGCGGTGACGCGCGCCGACACGCATCTGATGCGCTCGCTGCTCGTCGGCATCTTCCTGTTCATGACCGTCTACGCGCTCTACTTCGCCCGCGCCTTCTTCATGCCGGTGATCCTGGCGTTCCTGCTGGCATTGACGCTCACCCCGATCGTTCGCTTCCTGCGCAAACGCGGCATTCCCGAAGTGGTGTCTGCGACGCTTCTTGTGCTGTTGTCGATCTTTGTCTTTGCCAGCGCCGGCTATCTGCTCAGCGGCCCGGTCATAGACCTGATCAACAACACCTCCTCGATCGGCCAGCAGTTAGGTGAGCGGCTGGCGCAACTGCGACGTCCGTTCGAGAAGATCATGCAGATCTCGCATCAGTTGGAGGCGCTGACCGAGACATCCCAAGAGCCCGGTGTGCAAAAGGTCGTCGCTGCGCAGTCCGGCATCCTGTCTTCGGCGGCCAGCAACATCCTGGCGGCGGGCACAAGCTTCACCATCATCTTCGTGCTGTCGCTGTTCCTGCTCGCCTCCGGCACCATGTTCTACGAAAAGATCATCCAGTCCTTTGCCAGCCTCAGCGAGAAGAAGCGGGCGCTGCGCGTCGTCTACGATGTCGAGCGCGAAATCTCGCACTATCTGCTCACCGTCACCATCATCAACGCCGGGCTTGGCACGGTCATCGGTCTTGGCCTGTGGGCTCTCGGCATGCCCAACCCCCTGGTCTGGGGCGTGGCAGCCGCGCTGCTCAACTTCCTGCCTTATGTCGGAGCGCTGATCACCATCGTGCTGGTGGCGGTGATGGCGCTGATCAGTTTCGACACCATCACATATGCCTTGCTGGCGCCGGCTTTCGTGCTGTTGTGCGACATTGTCGAAGGCCAGTTCGTGACGCCGATGGTGGTTGGCAGGCGCCTCGAAATCAATGCGGTTGCGATCTTCATCGCCATCGCCTTCTGGTCATGGCTGTGGGGGTTCGTCGGAGCCCTGATGGCGGTGCCGTTGCTGGTCGTCATCAAGGTGTTCTGCGATCATTTCGACGGCTTGAGCCATGTCGGCAATTTCCTGGCGGCACAACAGACCGCGACCGTCGAGGAAGACCCTGAAAGTGACGACGGCACGGCACCGGCATAA
- a CDS encoding cation diffusion facilitator family transporter: MAGHGGSKRVIYAALAGNLAIALTKFAAAFFTGSSAMLSEGVHSLVDTGNGGLLLYGMHRAARPADRTHPLGHGRELYFWSFIVALLVFALGAGVSFYEGVIHIMAPEPVANSKVNYIVLGLSFLFEGGSWLVALKEFRQQKGKQGWLEAVQLSKDPSVYTVLFEDSAALLGLVVAFSGILAAEVLEMPELDGAASIGIALILGATAIFLARESKGLLLGEPASPEVQKKVLAIVQQDPAVQRANGVLTVHMGPAEIVAGLSIEFEDHLTAPEIEACVERLETKLKTEMPEITRLFVKPQTTGTWERRRKIIEAASGEEPG; encoded by the coding sequence ATGGCCGGGCATGGCGGGTCGAAAAGGGTTATCTACGCCGCACTTGCCGGAAATCTCGCCATCGCGCTGACCAAATTCGCCGCTGCCTTCTTCACTGGCAGTTCAGCGATGCTGTCCGAGGGCGTGCATTCGCTGGTCGACACCGGCAATGGTGGCCTGCTGCTCTACGGCATGCACCGTGCCGCCCGTCCGGCGGACCGCACCCATCCGCTCGGCCATGGCCGCGAGCTCTATTTCTGGTCCTTCATTGTCGCCCTGCTGGTCTTTGCGCTTGGCGCCGGCGTGTCGTTCTATGAGGGCGTCATACACATCATGGCGCCCGAGCCCGTCGCCAATTCCAAGGTCAACTACATCGTGCTCGGCCTTTCATTCCTGTTCGAAGGCGGTTCCTGGCTGGTGGCGCTGAAGGAGTTCCGCCAGCAGAAGGGCAAACAGGGCTGGCTCGAGGCTGTACAGCTTAGCAAGGACCCAAGCGTCTACACGGTGCTGTTCGAGGACAGCGCCGCCCTGCTCGGCCTTGTCGTCGCCTTTTCCGGCATCCTGGCGGCCGAAGTGCTGGAGATGCCAGAACTCGACGGCGCCGCTTCGATCGGCATCGCGCTGATCCTCGGCGCGACAGCGATCTTCCTGGCGCGTGAAAGCAAGGGCCTGCTTCTCGGCGAGCCGGCCTCGCCCGAAGTGCAGAAGAAGGTGCTGGCCATCGTCCAGCAGGACCCGGCCGTGCAGCGCGCCAATGGTGTTTTGACGGTCCACATGGGCCCAGCGGAGATTGTCGCCGGCCTCAGCATCGAATTCGAGGATCATCTGACGGCGCCCGAAATCGAAGCCTGTGTCGAGCGCCTCGAGACGAAGCTGAAGACAGAAATGCCCGAGATCACGCGGCTGTTCGTCAAGCCGCAGACGACAGGGACCTGGGAACGGCGCCGCAAGATTATTGAGGCCGCTTCCGGAGAAGAACCCGGCTGA
- a CDS encoding inositol monophosphatase family protein, producing MTNDHDTRMHFAIELARRAGELGLKYFRDLDNLTIESKGHQDLVSDGDREVELFIRAAIATDYPQDGIVGEEHASVAGSSGYVWVIDPIDGTANFVRGIPAWCVVIACARDGETVVGVIHEPSTGETFHGRLGGGAFVNGRPIKTSEATSLEEGSVGTGFSNRAEAQNIAVLVRHLLADGGVFFRNASGALMLAYVAAGRLLGYVEEHMNAWDCVAGMLLVEEAGGTILKADPKTVLQHGTQVITGGKHVFPKLQALCSEAFKN from the coding sequence GTGACCAACGACCATGACACGCGCATGCATTTCGCAATCGAGCTGGCGCGGCGCGCCGGTGAGCTCGGACTGAAATATTTTCGCGACCTCGACAATCTGACGATCGAGAGCAAGGGCCATCAGGATCTCGTCTCGGACGGCGACCGCGAAGTGGAGCTGTTCATTCGCGCCGCCATCGCAACCGACTATCCGCAAGACGGCATCGTCGGCGAGGAGCATGCCTCGGTTGCCGGATCAAGCGGCTATGTCTGGGTGATCGACCCGATCGACGGCACCGCGAACTTCGTGCGCGGCATTCCGGCCTGGTGCGTGGTGATCGCGTGCGCCAGGGATGGCGAGACCGTGGTTGGCGTCATCCACGAACCATCGACCGGCGAGACGTTCCATGGCCGGCTTGGCGGCGGCGCCTTCGTCAACGGCCGGCCGATCAAGACCAGTGAAGCGACAAGCCTTGAGGAAGGGTCGGTTGGAACCGGCTTTTCTAACCGCGCGGAAGCCCAGAACATCGCCGTGCTGGTCCGCCACCTGCTGGCCGATGGCGGTGTGTTCTTCCGCAACGCCTCGGGCGCGCTGATGCTGGCCTATGTCGCAGCCGGCCGGCTGCTCGGCTATGTCGAAGAGCATATGAACGCCTGGGATTGCGTGGCCGGCATGCTGCTGGTCGAGGAAGCCGGCGGCACGATCCTGAAGGCGGATCCGAAGACGGTGCTTCAGCACGGCACGCAGGTGATTACTGGCGGAAAGCATGTCTTCCCAAAGCTGCAGGCGCTTTGTTCAGAGGCGTTCAAAAACTAG
- a CDS encoding LLM class flavin-dependent oxidoreductase — translation MTALSVLDLSPIIEGSDASQSLANSLDLARHAERLGYQRYWLAEHHNMPGIASAATAVVIAHVAGGTKTIRVGAGGIMLPNHSPLVIAEQFGTLAALHPGRIDLGLGRAPGTDMLTARALRRNLEAGVDNFPQDVVELMGYFQPAEEGQRIRAVPGEGQTVPIWILGSSLYGAQLAAMLGLPYAFASHFAPAELDHALDIYRSRFQPSDQLDKPHVMLGLNVFAAPTDAEARLLFTSLQQAFVNLRTGRPGRLPPPVENYEHDLEPMAKTMLGQALSCAVVGSPETVRQGIDAFVRRTGADELMVTAQIFDHAARVRSFEILADAHKSLSQAA, via the coding sequence ATGACCGCTCTTTCCGTTCTCGACCTGTCGCCGATCATCGAAGGCAGCGATGCATCGCAGTCGCTGGCCAATTCGCTCGACCTTGCCCGTCATGCCGAGCGGCTGGGCTACCAGCGCTACTGGCTGGCCGAGCACCACAACATGCCGGGCATTGCCAGTGCCGCCACGGCGGTCGTCATCGCCCATGTCGCCGGCGGCACCAAGACCATTCGCGTCGGCGCCGGCGGCATCATGCTGCCCAATCATTCGCCGCTGGTCATCGCCGAGCAGTTCGGCACGCTGGCCGCGTTGCACCCCGGCCGGATCGATCTCGGCCTTGGGCGCGCGCCCGGCACCGACATGCTGACGGCAAGGGCGCTGCGCCGCAACCTCGAAGCCGGCGTCGACAATTTCCCGCAGGATGTCGTCGAGCTGATGGGTTATTTCCAACCGGCTGAAGAGGGCCAGCGCATCCGCGCCGTGCCCGGCGAAGGCCAGACCGTGCCGATCTGGATTCTCGGCTCAAGCCTTTATGGCGCGCAGCTTGCCGCAATGCTCGGCCTGCCTTATGCCTTCGCCTCGCATTTCGCACCAGCCGAACTCGACCATGCGCTGGACATCTACCGCTCGCGCTTCCAGCCGTCGGACCAGCTCGACAAGCCGCATGTCATGCTTGGCCTCAACGTCTTTGCCGCCCCGACCGACGCCGAGGCGCGGCTGTTGTTCACCTCGCTGCAGCAGGCCTTCGTCAATCTTCGGACCGGCCGGCCAGGCCGGCTGCCGCCACCGGTCGAGAACTACGAACACGACCTCGAGCCGATGGCGAAGACCATGCTTGGCCAGGCGCTGTCCTGCGCCGTGGTTGGCTCTCCGGAAACGGTCCGGCAAGGCATCGATGCCTTCGTGCGCCGCACCGGCGCCGACGAATTGATGGTCACCGCGCAGATCTTCGATCACGCGGCGCGGGTGCGGTCGTTCGAGATCCTGGCCGACGCGCATAAATCGCTGTCGCAGGCTGCCTGA
- a CDS encoding LLM class flavin-dependent oxidoreductase translates to MELGLYTFADVSPQPGPGAIGPHERLRNLIEEVELADQVGLDVFGLGEHHRPDYAASAPVVALAAAAERSKRIKLTSAVTVLSSDDPVRVFQQFATLDLLSGGRAEIMAGRGSFIESFPLFGYNLEDYDELFAEKLDLLLAIRDSVKVTWSGNLRAPINDRGVYPRPFQDRMPVWIAIGGTPQSAARAGALGLPLALASIGGEPARFAPLFDLYREAAKRAGSDPANLATSINVHGFIAETTEKAADDFYGPQAEVMNRIGRERGWGPTSRAHFDQARSPDGALFVGNPEQVAEKIVAQHKIFRNDRFLLQMAIGTMPHAKIMKAIELYGTKVAPIVRKETADAIPAPA, encoded by the coding sequence ATGGAACTCGGTCTCTACACCTTTGCCGACGTCAGCCCGCAACCGGGTCCAGGCGCCATCGGTCCGCATGAGCGGCTGCGCAACCTGATCGAGGAGGTCGAGCTCGCCGATCAGGTTGGCCTTGATGTTTTCGGCCTTGGTGAACATCACCGCCCCGACTACGCCGCCTCCGCGCCTGTCGTGGCGCTGGCCGCCGCCGCCGAGCGCTCGAAGCGCATCAAGCTGACGAGCGCGGTCACCGTCTTGTCCTCAGACGACCCGGTGCGCGTGTTCCAGCAGTTTGCCACGCTCGACCTCCTGTCAGGCGGCCGCGCCGAGATCATGGCCGGGCGCGGCTCGTTCATCGAGTCGTTCCCGCTTTTTGGTTACAATCTGGAGGACTACGACGAGCTGTTTGCCGAAAAGCTCGACCTTCTGCTCGCCATCCGCGACAGCGTGAAGGTCACCTGGTCCGGCAATCTGCGCGCACCGATCAACGATCGCGGCGTCTATCCCCGGCCGTTCCAGGACAGAATGCCGGTGTGGATCGCCATAGGCGGCACGCCGCAGTCCGCCGCACGGGCCGGTGCACTCGGCCTGCCGCTAGCGCTTGCCAGCATTGGCGGTGAGCCCGCACGCTTCGCGCCGCTGTTCGACCTCTACCGCGAGGCCGCCAAGCGTGCCGGCAGCGATCCGGCCAACCTCGCCACCAGCATCAACGTGCACGGCTTCATCGCCGAGACGACCGAGAAGGCAGCCGATGACTTTTATGGCCCCCAGGCTGAAGTGATGAACCGCATTGGCCGCGAGCGCGGCTGGGGTCCGACATCGCGGGCGCATTTTGACCAGGCGCGCAGTCCGGACGGGGCGCTGTTCGTCGGCAACCCTGAGCAGGTCGCCGAAAAGATCGTCGCCCAGCACAAGATATTCCGCAATGACCGCTTCCTGCTGCAGATGGCGATCGGCACCATGCCGCATGCCAAGATCATGAAGGCGATCGAGCTTTATGGCACCAAGGTGGCGCCGATCGTGCGCAAGGAAACGGCGGACGCCATACCGGCGCCGGCTTGA
- a CDS encoding arylamine N-acetyltransferase, whose product MSDALFDLDAYLARIGYAGPRDASLDTLKALHLLHPQAIPFENIDPFLGHPVRLDIAALQDKIVASGRGGYCFEHNLIFMHALNALGFEVSGLAARVLWGQPEGAITARGHMLLRVEFGGQTHIADVGFGGLTLTAPLLLGPSVEQKTPHETFRIVEADDHFRLQAGIGGDWRSLYRFDLQPQYEVDYSVTNYFLSTNPASHFLNSVIAARAMPDRRYALRGNRLSIHHRGGRSEQREMATASELADTLESQLGIIIPDRAAFEAKVRQMNITEA is encoded by the coding sequence ATGAGCGATGCCCTCTTCGATCTCGACGCCTATCTCGCCCGCATCGGCTATGCGGGTCCGAGAGATGCGTCGCTGGACACATTGAAGGCGCTGCACCTGCTCCATCCGCAAGCGATCCCGTTCGAGAATATCGACCCGTTTCTGGGTCACCCGGTGCGGCTCGACATTGCCGCCCTGCAGGACAAGATCGTCGCCAGCGGTCGCGGCGGTTACTGTTTCGAGCACAACCTGATTTTCATGCATGCCCTGAATGCTCTTGGCTTTGAAGTCAGTGGCCTCGCCGCGCGGGTGCTATGGGGCCAGCCCGAAGGCGCCATCACCGCGCGCGGCCACATGCTGCTGCGTGTCGAGTTCGGCGGCCAGACTCACATCGCCGATGTCGGCTTCGGCGGCCTGACCCTGACCGCACCGCTGCTGCTTGGGCCCTCTGTCGAGCAAAAAACCCCGCATGAAACGTTCCGCATCGTTGAAGCGGACGATCATTTCCGCCTTCAGGCCGGTATCGGCGGCGACTGGCGCTCGCTCTATCGCTTCGACCTGCAGCCGCAATACGAGGTCGACTATTCCGTCACCAACTACTTCCTGTCGACCAATCCGGCATCGCATTTCCTCAATTCGGTTATCGCCGCGCGCGCCATGCCCGACCGGCGCTACGCGCTGCGCGGCAACCGCTTGTCGATCCACCATCGCGGCGGCCGCAGCGAGCAGAGGGAGATGGCGACAGCCAGCGAACTCGCCGACACGCTGGAAAGCCAGCTCGGCATCATCATTCCCGACCGTGCGGCCTTCGAGGCCAAGGTGCGGCAGATGAACATCACAGAGGCCTGA
- a CDS encoding type II toxin-antitoxin system VapC family toxin: MIVLDTNVISEAGKPAPDPKVSEWFRKQDILDLYMCGPVVMEHSFGAERFLTKTGSDRYITVLDHLISQQFAGRIVEFSGSVPRLAGKLRAARERIGRPISISDAMIAAICIAHDATLATRNVRDFDALDLKLVNPFEAA, translated from the coding sequence ATGATTGTCCTCGATACCAATGTGATTTCGGAAGCAGGCAAGCCCGCACCCGACCCGAAGGTTTCCGAGTGGTTTCGCAAGCAGGATATTCTCGACCTCTATATGTGCGGCCCAGTCGTCATGGAACACTCCTTCGGTGCTGAACGGTTTTTGACCAAGACGGGTTCGGACCGCTACATCACAGTGCTCGACCATCTGATTTCGCAGCAGTTCGCCGGCCGTATCGTCGAGTTTTCCGGCTCAGTGCCCCGGCTTGCCGGAAAGCTTCGAGCTGCGAGGGAGCGGATTGGTCGCCCCATCAGCATCTCCGATGCCATGATCGCGGCTATCTGCATTGCTCATGACGCAACACTCGCGACGCGCAATGTTCGCGACTTCGACGCACTTGACCTGAAGCTCGTAAACCCGTTTGAAGCTGCCTGA
- a CDS encoding DUF6481 family protein has translation MAIYREKDVFERRNAANEAKKALLERFKAKPAADDPAVLARQAERKAILEAREIRETEKARLKQEKQAREAVEKAEREAAAEAARIAAEEAAQADAKVREAEENERIARLLADEAERKAKRDARYAARKQRTGRTPPGFSAR, from the coding sequence TTGGCTATTTATAGGGAAAAAGACGTTTTCGAGCGGCGCAATGCCGCGAACGAGGCAAAGAAGGCGCTTCTGGAGCGCTTCAAGGCAAAGCCGGCGGCGGACGATCCCGCGGTGCTGGCACGCCAGGCCGAACGCAAGGCAATCCTCGAGGCCCGCGAGATACGCGAGACCGAGAAGGCCCGGCTGAAGCAGGAAAAGCAGGCACGCGAAGCGGTCGAAAAGGCCGAGCGCGAGGCCGCTGCCGAAGCAGCGCGCATCGCCGCCGAAGAGGCAGCGCAGGCTGACGCGAAGGTTCGGGAAGCCGAAGAGAACGAGCGCATTGCCCGTTTGCTGGCTGACGAAGCCGAGCGCAAGGCCAAGCGTGATGCACGCTATGCCGCGCGCAAGCAGCGCACCGGCAGGACGCCTCCAGGCTTCTCCGCCCGCTAA
- the sugE gene encoding quaternary ammonium compound efflux SMR transporter SugE — protein MSWILLLFAGLFEIGWAIGLKYTDGFTKLMPTVLTVASMVVSLTLLGLALKALPVGTAYAVWTGIGTVGTALLGIWLLGEPATAIRLACIALIVCGIMGLKFAA, from the coding sequence ATGTCGTGGATTCTTCTCTTATTTGCCGGTCTGTTCGAAATCGGCTGGGCGATCGGCCTCAAATACACGGACGGCTTCACCAAGCTGATGCCGACGGTGCTGACCGTTGCCTCGATGGTCGTCAGCCTCACCTTGCTTGGCCTGGCGTTGAAAGCGCTGCCTGTCGGCACCGCCTATGCGGTGTGGACCGGTATTGGCACGGTCGGCACCGCGCTGCTTGGCATCTGGCTGCTGGGAGAGCCGGCCACGGCCATCCGGCTGGCCTGCATCGCGCTTATCGTCTGCGGCATCATGGGGTTGAAGTTCGCTGCCTGA